A portion of the Actomonas aquatica genome contains these proteins:
- a CDS encoding TIGR00266 family protein — protein MSSMHEIDYRIEGDDMQFVEIELDPSEAVVAEAGGMMYMEDGIAMETIFGDGSQQNSGFVGSLLGAGKRLLTGESLFMTVFMNQGHGKRKVAFGAPYPGSIVPVHLAALGGEFIAQKDSFLCAAKGVSVGIAFNKRIGAGLFGGEGFIMQRLTGDGWAFMHAGGTLKEKTLQPGETLRVDTGCIVGFQPSVSYDIQYVGGIKSALFGGEGLFFATLRGPGTVWLQSLPFSRLADRIIAAAPRAGGKSQGEGSVLGGLGRLLDGDR, from the coding sequence ATGAGTTCCATGCACGAAATCGACTACCGGATCGAAGGCGACGACATGCAGTTCGTCGAAATCGAGCTCGACCCCTCCGAAGCTGTCGTCGCCGAAGCCGGCGGCATGATGTATATGGAAGACGGCATCGCGATGGAGACCATCTTCGGCGATGGCTCCCAACAAAACTCCGGCTTCGTCGGTTCCCTCCTCGGTGCCGGCAAACGTCTGCTCACCGGTGAGTCGCTGTTCATGACTGTATTCATGAATCAAGGACACGGTAAGCGCAAAGTCGCGTTCGGCGCGCCCTATCCCGGCAGCATCGTGCCGGTGCACCTCGCCGCCCTCGGCGGTGAATTTATCGCCCAAAAAGACTCCTTCCTCTGCGCCGCCAAGGGCGTCTCGGTCGGCATCGCTTTCAACAAACGCATTGGCGCCGGCCTCTTCGGTGGCGAGGGCTTCATCATGCAACGCCTCACCGGCGATGGCTGGGCCTTCATGCACGCCGGCGGCACGCTCAAGGAGAAGACCCTGCAACCCGGCGAAACCCTCCGCGTCGACACCGGCTGCATCGTCGGTTTCCAGCCCTCCGTCAGCTACGACATCCAATATGTCGGCGGCATCAAATCCGCCCTCTTCGGCGGCGAAGGCCTGTTCTTCGCCACCCTGCGTGGACCCGGCACCGTCTGGCTCCAGTCCCTGCCCTTCTCGCGCCTCGCCGATCGCATCATCGCGGCCGCTCCGCGCGCCGGCGGCAAGTCGCAGGGCGAAGGCTCCGTGCTCGGCGGACTCGGTCGCCTACTCGACGGCGACCGCTAG
- a CDS encoding response regulator transcription factor — protein sequence MSSLLIVDDVPANLSVLIDTASAHGHRVFLAENGERALALAQRVRPEIILLDVCMPGLSGFDVCRQLKQNPELAEIPVIFLTALDDLVDKIEGLEAGAVDYITKPLQPAEVMARVQVHLELRRLRLELAERNAALEAEVARREEAERALRQSLDRAVLVATTEGQILFATQRASRLLKECFAAATDAPDTLPSELHFALQATDDGAPREIPVNGGRLRIRRMAEVGATECVTLLLEEVLTTGPGTLERLGLTPREAEVLYWIAQGKTNPEVAIILANTTGTVKKQVRSILEKLGLETRVAAALRAQEVLNGQTAGE from the coding sequence ATGAGTTCCCTCCTGATCGTCGACGACGTTCCCGCCAACCTGTCTGTGCTGATCGACACCGCGTCGGCGCACGGCCACCGCGTGTTCCTCGCCGAGAACGGCGAACGCGCCCTCGCCCTCGCGCAACGCGTGCGCCCGGAGATCATCTTGCTAGACGTGTGCATGCCGGGCCTCAGCGGCTTCGACGTCTGTCGGCAGTTGAAACAGAACCCGGAACTCGCCGAGATCCCGGTCATCTTCCTCACCGCCCTCGACGACCTCGTCGACAAGATCGAGGGCCTCGAAGCCGGCGCGGTCGACTACATCACCAAACCGCTCCAGCCCGCCGAAGTCATGGCGCGCGTGCAGGTGCACCTGGAGCTCCGTCGCCTCCGCCTCGAACTCGCTGAGCGCAACGCCGCCCTCGAAGCCGAAGTCGCCCGCCGCGAGGAAGCCGAGCGCGCCCTGCGCCAGTCGCTCGATCGTGCGGTGCTCGTCGCCACCACCGAGGGCCAGATCCTCTTCGCCACCCAGCGCGCCTCACGCCTGTTGAAAGAGTGTTTTGCCGCCGCAACCGATGCGCCCGACACCCTGCCCAGCGAACTGCACTTCGCGTTGCAAGCCACCGACGATGGCGCTCCCCGCGAGATCCCCGTCAACGGCGGACGCCTGCGCATCCGCCGCATGGCCGAAGTCGGCGCGACCGAGTGTGTCACCCTCCTCCTGGAGGAAGTGCTCACGACCGGCCCCGGCACCTTGGAACGTCTCGGCCTGACGCCGCGCGAAGCCGAGGTGCTCTACTGGATCGCCCAGGGCAAAACCAACCCCGAGGTCGCGATCATTTTGGCCAACACCACCGGCACGGTGAAAAAGCAGGTGCGCAGCATCCTCGAAAAACTCGGCCTCGAGACGCGCGTCGCCGCCGCCCTGCGAGCGCAGGAGGTGCTCAACGGTCAGACTGCCGGCGAATAA
- a CDS encoding hybrid sensor histidine kinase/response regulator produces the protein MLLIRPPFFWRLLQLAAVLLAGSALVSAQSAVADAPAPDRERGLPMLRTFGVRDYEGHNQNWAVVQDRAGLLYVGNKDAVLTYDGQAWNRLPVPGLFIRGLAVDAEDRIWVTGVGEFGYLESNAFGGRDYVSLTEHLPPEDRQTLELHHCVALPHGIYFSSIKGLQRWHDGRLTLIAPGRRTHFSVIDDVLWLHYRDQPLQTFDGASLRDITAAPSIVDDWVIKVLPLAPDARLIVTERHGLFLLHDDNADPQPWPNELAAALTQLRVNAALRLADGTLAIGTNEAGVFLLDPAGRLLHQLQTDNNALLSDTVLGLQEDDEGNLWIAANNGLAQVRWPAAYTRYGSGEGLPRAGIRTALRHQGRLYLTTNAGAYVLQPAAPTATGFQPAHFAHISPTRGTFWGIDAAGDELLLAGNGLHVVTPAPDPQVTATIEPQTFFTTLHVSRQNPTVLWVGAEEELRMYRRAADGWTHQVTLSTGSSEVRIIVEDATGALWLSLAGRGFARVTGPVHDPFATADKLTLTPFPGEHGLASALITGLPQVTAHAGQLRFLDANRIYSFDTATERFQPVRAPLDELGLTAGRLATVQYGDDGRLWIRTTEDGPNAGPWDGRVFRRLSADGHWQSLPFAIARTVAENPLIYTEQTAGRDIVWLGGSDGLVRAELPAAFVAPTPFATRLQRIEDNQNQLLPIAPTAAVNLAPAQKRLTFTFGTDRLDDAGMRFQTRLDYDPDGWSPWSPNRSLTLNYLPPGEHTLSIRAQDNNGRVAETLDYAFVVPPRWWQTPWAGLLAVVALAGVFYAGARLRSRSIEQRNAELAAQVAHRTEELRLNQAELEQARDEAEAANRAKSVFLASMSHELRTPLNAILGYSQLLRHRPDTAGEINRQLTTIQHSGEHLLQMINEVLDLAKIEAGRVELNLQPTSLPRLLSHLQEVFALRASQRRLAFSLRSETALPETVVIDEARLRQVLYNLLGNAVKFTAAGRVELLVALHDERLHFAVEDTGPGIALADQGRVFDFFQQAAGPQLAAQGAGLGLAISQRLVGLMQGRITLQSTPGRGSRFAFAIPVTSSDSTPPFPVEASLPTGYTGPRRRVLIVDDEPVNRDVLRTLLAPLGFELAEADDGETALQAIAAAPPDLVLMDLRLRSLDGLSATRRLRAQPATAAVRVIAISASVFPDDRAQALAAGCDEFVAKPIDTAVLCRVIGEQLDLEWTWLAAPSAATNSRPAVAADAAPPAGPRPPEATLRELYQLSDDGDLIGLRAALQTARQEHPAAAVFLDALSALAAETRLSELRRWLHDALESPPSASS, from the coding sequence GTGTTGTTAATCCGCCCGCCCTTTTTTTGGAGACTGCTTCAGCTCGCCGCCGTTCTGCTCGCCGGATCGGCGCTTGTCTCCGCGCAGTCGGCGGTTGCGGATGCGCCGGCCCCCGACCGCGAACGCGGCCTGCCCATGCTGCGCACCTTCGGCGTGCGCGACTACGAGGGGCACAACCAAAACTGGGCCGTCGTCCAGGACCGCGCCGGCCTCCTCTACGTCGGCAACAAAGACGCCGTGCTCACCTACGACGGTCAGGCTTGGAACCGCCTCCCGGTGCCCGGCCTCTTCATTCGCGGCCTCGCGGTCGACGCCGAAGATCGCATTTGGGTGACCGGCGTCGGCGAGTTTGGTTACCTGGAGTCCAACGCCTTCGGTGGTCGCGACTACGTGTCACTCACCGAACACCTTCCCCCGGAGGACCGCCAGACCCTCGAGCTCCATCACTGCGTCGCCCTGCCCCACGGCATCTACTTCAGCAGCATCAAAGGCCTGCAACGCTGGCACGACGGCCGACTCACCCTCATCGCCCCCGGCCGCCGCACCCACTTCTCCGTCATCGATGACGTCCTCTGGCTGCACTACCGCGATCAACCCCTGCAAACCTTCGACGGCGCCTCCCTTCGCGACATCACCGCCGCGCCGTCGATCGTCGACGACTGGGTGATCAAGGTCCTCCCCCTCGCCCCCGACGCCCGCCTCATCGTGACGGAGCGCCACGGCCTTTTCCTGCTCCACGACGACAACGCGGATCCGCAACCGTGGCCCAACGAGCTCGCCGCTGCCCTCACCCAACTGCGCGTCAACGCCGCCCTCCGCCTCGCCGACGGCACGCTCGCCATCGGCACCAACGAAGCCGGCGTCTTCCTCCTCGATCCCGCCGGTCGGCTCCTCCACCAACTCCAGACCGACAACAATGCCCTCCTTTCCGACACCGTGCTCGGCCTGCAGGAAGACGACGAAGGCAACCTCTGGATCGCCGCCAACAACGGCCTCGCCCAGGTGCGTTGGCCCGCCGCCTACACCCGCTATGGTTCCGGCGAAGGCCTGCCGCGCGCCGGCATTCGCACCGCCCTGCGCCACCAGGGTCGCCTCTACCTGACCACCAACGCCGGCGCCTACGTCCTGCAACCCGCCGCGCCCACCGCCACCGGTTTTCAACCCGCCCACTTTGCCCACATCTCGCCCACTCGCGGCACCTTCTGGGGCATCGACGCCGCCGGCGATGAACTCCTCCTCGCGGGCAACGGCCTGCATGTCGTCACGCCCGCGCCAGACCCGCAGGTCACCGCGACGATCGAACCCCAGACCTTCTTCACGACCCTCCACGTTTCCCGCCAGAACCCGACCGTGCTCTGGGTCGGCGCCGAGGAGGAACTGCGCATGTATCGCCGCGCCGCCGACGGCTGGACCCACCAAGTCACCCTCTCCACCGGCAGCAGCGAGGTGCGCATCATCGTCGAAGACGCGACCGGTGCCCTCTGGCTCTCGCTCGCCGGACGCGGCTTCGCCCGCGTGACCGGCCCGGTGCACGACCCGTTCGCCACCGCCGACAAACTCACCCTCACGCCCTTTCCCGGCGAGCACGGCCTGGCGTCCGCCCTCATCACCGGCCTGCCGCAGGTCACCGCTCACGCCGGTCAGCTCCGCTTCCTCGATGCCAACCGTATCTACTCTTTCGATACAGCGACCGAACGTTTCCAACCCGTCCGCGCTCCGCTCGACGAACTCGGCCTGACCGCCGGTCGCCTCGCCACCGTGCAATACGGCGACGACGGCCGCCTCTGGATCCGCACCACCGAAGACGGCCCCAACGCCGGCCCGTGGGACGGCCGCGTCTTCCGCCGCCTCTCCGCCGACGGCCACTGGCAATCCCTGCCCTTTGCCATCGCCCGCACCGTTGCCGAAAACCCCCTGATCTACACCGAGCAAACCGCCGGGCGCGACATCGTGTGGCTCGGCGGCAGCGATGGTCTGGTGCGCGCCGAACTGCCCGCCGCGTTTGTCGCGCCCACTCCCTTCGCCACCCGGCTCCAACGCATCGAGGACAACCAAAATCAGTTGCTGCCCATCGCGCCCACCGCCGCGGTGAACCTGGCCCCCGCGCAGAAGCGCCTGACCTTCACCTTCGGCACCGACCGGCTCGACGACGCCGGCATGCGCTTTCAAACCCGGCTCGACTACGATCCCGACGGCTGGTCGCCCTGGAGCCCCAACCGCAGCCTCACCCTCAACTACCTGCCACCCGGCGAACACACCTTGTCGATTCGCGCGCAGGACAACAACGGTCGCGTCGCCGAGACCCTCGACTACGCCTTCGTCGTGCCGCCGCGTTGGTGGCAGACCCCGTGGGCCGGCCTGCTCGCCGTCGTCGCCCTCGCCGGGGTGTTCTACGCGGGCGCCCGCCTGCGCTCGCGCAGCATCGAACAACGCAACGCCGAGCTCGCCGCCCAGGTCGCCCACCGCACCGAAGAGCTGCGCCTCAACCAAGCCGAGCTCGAACAGGCGCGCGACGAAGCCGAAGCCGCCAACCGCGCCAAGAGCGTGTTTCTCGCCAGCATGAGCCACGAGCTGCGCACGCCCCTCAACGCCATCCTCGGCTACAGCCAACTGTTGCGCCACCGCCCCGACACCGCCGGCGAGATCAACCGCCAGCTCACCACCATTCAACACAGCGGCGAACACCTGCTGCAGATGATCAACGAGGTGCTCGACCTCGCCAAGATCGAGGCCGGCCGCGTCGAGCTGAACCTCCAACCCACTTCGTTGCCGCGCCTGCTCAGCCACCTGCAGGAGGTCTTCGCCCTGCGCGCCTCCCAACGCCGCCTCGCCTTCAGCCTGCGCAGCGAAACCGCCCTGCCGGAAACGGTCGTGATCGACGAAGCCCGCCTGCGCCAGGTGCTCTACAACCTGCTCGGCAACGCCGTAAAATTCACCGCCGCCGGCCGCGTTGAACTCCTCGTCGCCTTGCACGACGAGCGCCTGCACTTCGCCGTCGAGGACACCGGCCCCGGCATCGCGCTCGCCGATCAGGGCCGCGTATTCGATTTCTTCCAACAAGCCGCCGGGCCGCAACTCGCCGCCCAGGGCGCCGGCCTCGGCCTCGCCATCAGCCAGCGCCTCGTCGGCCTCATGCAGGGCCGCATCACCCTGCAGAGCACTCCCGGCAGGGGCAGCCGTTTCGCCTTTGCGATTCCGGTCACCAGCTCCGATTCCACGCCCCCCTTCCCGGTCGAGGCCAGCCTGCCCACCGGCTACACCGGCCCGCGTCGACGCGTGCTCATCGTCGACGACGAACCCGTCAACCGCGACGTGCTGCGCACCCTGCTGGCACCGCTCGGCTTCGAACTCGCCGAAGCCGACGATGGCGAAACCGCGCTCCAAGCCATCGCCGCCGCCCCGCCCGATCTGGTGCTCATGGACCTGCGCCTGCGTTCACTCGACGGCCTCAGCGCCACCCGCCGCCTGCGCGCTCAGCCCGCCACCGCCGCCGTGCGGGTGATCGCGATCTCCGCCAGCGTATTTCCCGACGATCGCGCCCAGGCCCTCGCCGCCGGTTGCGACGAGTTTGTGGCCAAACCCATCGACACGGCGGTGCTCTGCCGGGTCATCGGCGAGCAACTCGACCTCGAGTGGACCTGGCTCGCCGCGCCGTCCGCCGCGACGAACTCCCGCCCAGCCGTGGCCGCCGACGCCGCCCCGCCAGCCGGTCCGCGCCCGCCGGAGGCCACCCTGCGCGAGCTGTATCAACTTTCTGATGACGGCGACCTCATCGGCCTGCGCGCCGCCCTGCAGACCGCCCGCCAGGAGCACCCCGCGGCGGCCGTTTTTCTCGATGCGCTCAGCGCCCTCGCCGCCGAAACCCGTTTGAGCGAACTGCGCCGCTGGTTGCACGACGCGCTCGAGTCGCCACCTTCCGCCTCTTCATGA
- a CDS encoding TonB-dependent receptor plug domain-containing protein: MLPFQRYPALAGLAALSALSGLAQTPPPSAGANSIMLDPFPVVGSRLSTPTDEVPSPDVIVLDDTFITRAGATDLAQLVGMLPQTYGGSASGTGTVPNGAPSYGTARGFYNFTTGAAVPLSQTGVSSVGLGAFGAGGTLVLIDGRRLPLATQGDNAGETQSGFYDLSAIPLGLVERVEILTNGASAVHGSDAVGGVVNVILRRNYHGGELTTGIRGTFDGGAFERHATLSTGFVRDRLSVFLSLTARDQQALRGSQRAFSASQNLTGLGGRDHRLIVGSPGVLTARSGTLNGLTDADGNPARHALVPTGQTGTGLTVADFEGSSNYFASRLRYYDSAADKDLVGATEQLGLRGSVTYAFNDNLEAFATLNGSDRRAETTHEPPAVSGGGFGGAQTIVPAASPLNPFGQDLYFTGVLTDLPPRPQTVDVTLTTATAGLRGVAADTWQWEVAAHLAHERFDSRTLELDTAAFIAALADGSYNVFADPATTAPLDPEFQASLMQTARIHGSSETTGANAFIRGPAFTLPAGDILLAAGAETARAERDRASTNPNFGQPAAITSARTTSAAFAELYLPLFSAAQNLPALHRLSLRAAARYERADAFSATTPSLRLQWQPLPDLTVFAHYAEGFRAPALSEIEDEIYDGTSTVTDPRNGGASTSITRLRGGNPDLDAETSRTYQTGLILAPRFVSVLQLHAHLSETYWSNRINSLPEQTLVNHEDRFPDRIFRDATGTITTVDATTLNFGKIYSRAVDAGLSYRWENDTVGRFTFNASAVRQLEYRVENRPDRPGNVTLDGADTISPPKWSGLAHLFWDRGPWDAAVFVRHMDGYASNRTGPFFDRSTATPSWTTVDLRLGYTFREGLWHGYGRNARLQLGIGNLADRQPPFANTPYGYNQSLYSPLGRTYDVTLRLPF; the protein is encoded by the coding sequence ATGCTTCCCTTCCAACGTTACCCCGCCCTCGCCGGCCTGGCTGCGTTGTCGGCCCTGAGCGGTCTGGCCCAAACTCCGCCCCCCTCCGCTGGTGCCAACAGCATCATGCTCGACCCGTTCCCCGTGGTCGGCTCCCGCCTCTCCACGCCCACCGATGAAGTGCCCAGTCCCGATGTCATCGTGCTGGACGACACCTTCATCACCCGCGCCGGTGCCACCGACTTGGCGCAACTGGTCGGAATGCTACCCCAGACCTACGGTGGCTCGGCCTCCGGCACCGGGACCGTGCCCAACGGCGCGCCCTCCTACGGCACCGCCCGTGGATTTTATAACTTCACCACCGGCGCGGCCGTGCCCCTCAGCCAAACAGGCGTCTCCTCCGTCGGCCTCGGCGCATTCGGCGCCGGCGGCACCCTCGTCCTGATCGACGGTCGCCGTTTGCCGCTCGCGACGCAGGGCGACAATGCCGGCGAAACTCAGAGCGGGTTTTATGATCTCTCCGCCATCCCGCTCGGTCTGGTCGAACGCGTGGAGATCCTCACCAACGGCGCCTCCGCCGTGCATGGCTCCGATGCCGTCGGCGGTGTGGTCAACGTCATCCTGCGTCGCAACTACCACGGCGGCGAACTCACCACCGGCATTCGCGGCACCTTCGACGGTGGTGCCTTTGAGCGCCACGCCACCCTCTCGACCGGCTTCGTGCGCGACCGCCTGAGCGTCTTCCTCAGCCTCACCGCGCGCGACCAGCAAGCCTTGCGCGGCAGTCAGCGCGCCTTTTCCGCCAGCCAAAACCTCACCGGCCTCGGCGGTCGCGACCACCGTCTCATCGTCGGCTCTCCGGGCGTGCTCACCGCCCGTTCCGGCACCCTCAACGGCCTCACCGATGCCGATGGCAATCCCGCCCGCCACGCCCTCGTGCCCACGGGCCAAACTGGCACCGGCCTCACCGTGGCCGACTTCGAAGGCTCCAGTAACTACTTCGCTTCACGCCTGCGCTACTACGACTCCGCCGCCGACAAAGACCTCGTCGGCGCGACCGAACAACTCGGCCTGCGTGGCTCGGTCACTTACGCCTTCAACGACAACCTCGAGGCCTTCGCCACGCTCAACGGGTCCGACCGCCGCGCCGAAACCACCCACGAGCCGCCCGCCGTCTCCGGCGGTGGCTTCGGCGGCGCCCAAACGATCGTGCCCGCCGCCAGCCCGCTCAATCCCTTCGGCCAGGATCTCTACTTCACCGGCGTGCTGACCGACTTGCCCCCGCGCCCCCAGACCGTCGATGTCACCCTTACCACCGCCACCGCCGGCCTGCGCGGCGTCGCCGCCGACACCTGGCAATGGGAGGTCGCCGCCCACCTCGCGCACGAGCGCTTCGACAGCCGCACCCTCGAACTCGACACTGCCGCCTTCATCGCCGCGCTCGCCGACGGCAGCTACAACGTCTTCGCCGATCCCGCCACCACCGCGCCGCTGGACCCGGAATTCCAGGCCAGCCTCATGCAGACCGCGCGCATCCACGGCTCCTCCGAAACCACCGGCGCCAACGCCTTCATCCGCGGCCCCGCCTTCACGCTGCCCGCCGGCGACATCCTGCTCGCCGCCGGAGCCGAAACCGCCCGCGCCGAGCGCGACCGCGCCTCCACCAACCCCAACTTCGGCCAACCCGCCGCCATCACCTCCGCGCGCACCACCTCCGCCGCCTTCGCCGAGCTCTACCTGCCTCTCTTCAGCGCCGCGCAAAATCTCCCCGCGCTCCACCGCCTCAGCCTGCGCGCCGCCGCCCGTTACGAACGCGCCGACGCTTTCTCCGCCACCACGCCCTCCCTCCGCCTGCAATGGCAACCGTTGCCCGACCTCACCGTCTTCGCCCACTACGCCGAGGGTTTCCGGGCGCCCGCGCTCAGCGAGATCGAGGACGAGATCTACGACGGCACCAGCACCGTCACCGATCCGCGCAACGGCGGCGCCAGCACCAGCATCACGCGCCTGCGCGGCGGCAATCCCGACCTCGACGCCGAGACCTCCCGCACCTACCAGACCGGCCTCATCCTTGCGCCGCGCTTCGTATCCGTCCTCCAACTACACGCCCACCTCAGTGAAACCTACTGGTCGAACCGCATCAATTCCCTGCCCGAACAGACGCTCGTCAATCACGAGGACCGCTTCCCCGATCGTATCTTCCGCGACGCTACTGGCACCATCACCACGGTCGACGCCACCACCCTCAATTTCGGCAAGATCTACAGCCGCGCCGTCGATGCCGGCCTCTCCTATCGCTGGGAAAACGACACCGTCGGCCGCTTCACCTTCAACGCCTCGGCCGTGCGCCAGCTCGAGTATCGCGTCGAAAACCGTCCCGACCGTCCCGGCAACGTGACCCTCGACGGCGCCGACACCATCTCGCCGCCCAAGTGGAGCGGCCTCGCCCACCTCTTCTGGGATCGCGGCCCGTGGGACGCCGCCGTCTTCGTGCGGCACATGGACGGCTACGCCAGCAACCGCACCGGCCCCTTCTTCGACCGCAGCACCGCGACCCCGTCGTGGACCACGGTCGACCTCCGCCTCGGCTACACCTTCCGCGAAGGCCTCTGGCACGGCTACGGCCGCAACGCCCGCCTCCAGCTCGGCATCGGCAACCTCGCCGACCGCCAGCCCCCCTTCGCCAACACCCCCTACGGCTACAACCAAAGCCTCTACTCCCCGCTCGGCCGCACCTACGACGTGACTCTGCGGCTGCCCTTCTAG